In Mycolicibacterium mucogenicum DSM 44124, the following are encoded in one genomic region:
- a CDS encoding suppressor of fused domain protein, with amino-acid sequence MTDVLGAVRARLTTHFADRGSTAEPVGASVTFLGADPIEVLRYGPTDGDVYHYASLGCSRYPMTDPMDMVADGIRGPRAEAVLSLRGPTPTALARSIAVLASAPAVEGLILEPDALIDLQQPVWQGAAFTAFLLGASDVGEVELPEPYQPVRILSATPITATEAAWVRLKGAGAMRDAWQQDGVDVLDQRRRAAEPRA; translated from the coding sequence GTGACCGACGTCCTCGGCGCGGTTCGGGCCCGTCTGACAACGCATTTCGCCGACCGCGGCAGTACCGCCGAGCCGGTGGGTGCCAGCGTCACCTTCCTCGGCGCCGACCCCATCGAGGTGCTGCGCTACGGGCCGACCGACGGCGACGTGTATCACTATGCGTCCCTGGGCTGTTCGCGCTACCCGATGACGGACCCGATGGACATGGTGGCCGACGGGATCCGCGGCCCGCGGGCGGAGGCCGTACTGTCCCTGCGCGGCCCCACCCCGACGGCGCTGGCCCGCTCGATCGCGGTACTGGCGTCGGCGCCCGCCGTCGAAGGCCTGATCCTGGAGCCGGATGCGCTGATCGATCTGCAGCAGCCGGTCTGGCAGGGGGCGGCATTCACCGCATTCCTGTTGGGCGCCAGCGACGTCGGCGAAGTCGAGCTGCCCGAGCCGTACCAGCCGGTGCGGATCCTGAGCGCCACCCCCATCACCGCCACCGAGGCCGCCTGGGTGCGGCTCAAAGGCGCCGGCGCCATGCGGGATGCGTGGCAGCAGGACGGCGTCGACGTCCTCGATCAGCGACGCCGGGCCGCCGAACCTCGGGCCTAG
- the corA gene encoding magnesium/cobalt transporter CorA: protein MPSFRALQPSNFRPVPKKTQAGPDASSIHVPVARATVDCGVYSMGERLPGKYTHGAAVAKVRELRAAGLEAFVWIGLHEPDQHQMQAVADVFGLHELAVEDAVCAHQRPKLERYDQTLFLVLKTVSYVAHESMANAREIVETGEIMVFVGPDFVVTVRHGEHSGLAGVRHRLDESPTILTLGPYAVMHAIADHVVDSYLEVTSLVETDIDTIEQTVFSSHTQTDIESIYLLKREVVELRHSVNPLTMALQRLLSDHNDLISKEVRRYIRDVHDHNSQAADQITGFDDMLSSLVQAALGKVGMEQNADMRKISAWVAIAAMPTMIAGIYGMNFDNMPELHWHYGYFAVLTVMVLVCTALYRTFRHNHWL from the coding sequence ATGCCCTCGTTCCGCGCACTCCAACCATCGAACTTCCGTCCCGTGCCGAAGAAGACGCAAGCCGGCCCCGATGCCAGCTCGATCCACGTTCCGGTCGCCCGCGCCACCGTCGACTGCGGCGTCTACTCCATGGGCGAGCGCCTGCCCGGCAAGTACACCCATGGCGCCGCGGTGGCCAAGGTGCGCGAACTGCGCGCTGCCGGCCTGGAGGCGTTCGTGTGGATCGGTCTGCACGAGCCCGATCAGCATCAGATGCAGGCCGTCGCCGACGTCTTCGGGTTGCACGAACTGGCCGTCGAGGACGCCGTCTGCGCTCATCAGCGGCCCAAGCTGGAGCGCTACGACCAGACGCTGTTCCTGGTGCTCAAGACCGTCAGCTACGTCGCGCACGAGTCCATGGCCAATGCCCGGGAGATCGTCGAGACCGGCGAGATCATGGTGTTCGTCGGGCCCGACTTCGTCGTCACCGTCCGGCACGGCGAGCACAGCGGACTGGCCGGCGTGCGGCACCGACTCGACGAGTCGCCGACCATCCTCACGCTGGGCCCGTACGCGGTGATGCACGCCATCGCCGACCATGTCGTGGACAGCTACCTCGAAGTCACCTCGCTCGTCGAGACCGACATCGACACCATCGAGCAGACCGTCTTCTCCTCACACACCCAGACCGACATCGAGAGCATCTACCTGCTCAAGCGTGAAGTGGTCGAACTCCGGCACTCGGTGAATCCGCTGACGATGGCGCTGCAGCGACTGCTGTCCGACCACAACGACCTGATCTCCAAAGAAGTCCGCCGCTACATCCGCGACGTCCACGACCACAACAGCCAGGCCGCCGATCAGATCACCGGGTTCGACGACATGCTGAGCTCGCTGGTGCAGGCCGCGCTCGGCAAGGTCGGGATGGAACAGAACGCGGACATGCGCAAGATCTCTGCGTGGGTCGCGATCGCCGCGATGCCCACGATGATCGCCGGCATCTACGGCATGAACTTCGACAACATGCCCGAACTGCATTGGCATTACGGCTATTTCGCCGTGCTGACGGTGATGGTGCTGGTGTGCACGGCGCTGTACCGGACGTTCCGCCACAATCACTGGCTGTAA
- a CDS encoding NAD(P)-dependent malic enzyme, with protein sequence MVIDDAEIFAAHEGGKLSVALNEPLDTQRALSIAYTPGVAQVSRAIAADATLAKKYTWANRLVAVVSDGSAVLGLGDIGPAASLPVMEGKSALFKTFGGLDSIPIVLDTKDPDEIVETLIRLRPTFGAVNLEDISAPRCFEIERRVIEALDCPVMHDDQHGTAIVVLAALLGATKALDRDIHDLKVVVSGAGAAGVACTNIMLASGIRDIVVLDSKGVVHSGRTDLNSFKAELANRTNPRGITGGAAEALAGADMFLGLSAGVMPEEIIATMAPGGIVFALSNPDPEIHPDAARKYAAVVATGRSDFPNQINNVLAFPGVFRGALDAGARRITEEMKVAAAHAIFSVVGDDLSVDYIVPSALDPRVGPAVAAAVAAASQA encoded by the coding sequence GTGGTCATCGATGATGCGGAAATTTTCGCCGCCCACGAAGGGGGCAAGCTCTCCGTAGCCCTCAACGAGCCGCTGGATACCCAGCGCGCGTTGTCGATCGCCTACACCCCGGGCGTCGCCCAGGTGAGCCGCGCCATCGCGGCCGATGCGACCCTGGCCAAGAAGTACACCTGGGCCAACCGCCTGGTCGCCGTCGTCAGTGACGGCAGCGCCGTGCTTGGCCTCGGCGACATCGGCCCCGCGGCGTCCCTGCCCGTCATGGAGGGCAAGAGCGCCCTGTTCAAGACCTTCGGCGGCCTCGACTCCATCCCGATCGTGCTGGACACCAAGGACCCCGACGAGATCGTCGAGACCCTGATCCGGCTGCGTCCGACGTTCGGCGCCGTCAACCTCGAGGACATCTCCGCGCCGCGATGTTTCGAGATCGAGCGCCGCGTCATCGAGGCGCTGGACTGCCCCGTCATGCATGACGACCAGCACGGCACCGCCATCGTGGTGCTCGCCGCGCTGCTGGGCGCCACCAAGGCGCTCGACCGCGACATCCACGACCTGAAGGTCGTCGTGTCGGGCGCCGGCGCCGCCGGCGTCGCCTGCACCAACATCATGCTGGCCAGCGGCATCCGCGACATCGTCGTGCTCGACAGCAAGGGCGTCGTGCACTCGGGTCGCACCGACCTCAACAGCTTCAAGGCCGAACTGGCGAACCGCACCAACCCGCGCGGGATCACCGGCGGCGCCGCCGAGGCACTGGCCGGCGCCGACATGTTCCTCGGCCTGTCGGCCGGTGTCATGCCGGAGGAGATCATCGCCACGATGGCCCCGGGCGGCATCGTGTTCGCGCTGTCCAACCCGGATCCGGAGATTCACCCGGACGCCGCCCGCAAGTACGCCGCCGTGGTGGCGACCGGCCGCAGCGACTTCCCGAACCAGATCAACAATGTGCTGGCGTTCCCCGGCGTGTTCCGCGGCGCCCTGGACGCCGGCGCCCGTCGCATCACCGAGGAGATGAAAGTGGCTGCCGCGCATGCCATCTTCTCGGTCGTCGGTGACGATTTGTCGGTCGACTACATCGTGCCCAGCGCGCTCGACCCGCGCGTGGGTCCGGCCGTGGCGGCTGCGGTGGCCGCCGCGTCGCAAGCCTGA
- a CDS encoding glycine betaine ABC transporter substrate-binding protein — MSRRVAAGGVALAALLTATTAGCSTGQSVPGPPALTVGAAPTSESKLLAHLYSAALGYFGIPTRVHLVPDPVAALDSADVTVAPGLTGELLARFVPHATARADEQVYRSMISALPEGVAAADYTASAQDKPAVAVTAATADRWGKRDVAALPGHCGGLFVGVVTGDAHPARVGDCVLPAAREFKDAAGLFDALKAGAVTVAWTSTAAPAVPAGVTVLTDRTALIRAENVVPLYRRNVLAEQQVLALNGIAGELDTATLTDMIGQVDKGADPAAVAGAWLAQHPLDH; from the coding sequence ATGAGCCGCCGGGTCGCGGCGGGCGGTGTGGCGCTGGCCGCACTGCTCACCGCGACGACGGCGGGCTGCAGCACCGGACAGTCGGTGCCGGGACCTCCGGCACTGACCGTCGGCGCGGCGCCGACCAGCGAGTCGAAACTGCTCGCGCATCTGTACTCGGCGGCGCTGGGCTATTTCGGTATCCCGACCCGTGTGCACCTGGTCCCGGATCCTGTTGCGGCCCTTGACTCCGCCGATGTGACGGTGGCGCCGGGGCTCACCGGCGAACTGCTCGCCAGGTTCGTCCCGCACGCCACGGCACGGGCCGACGAGCAGGTGTACCGGTCGATGATCTCGGCGTTGCCCGAAGGTGTCGCCGCCGCCGACTACACGGCGTCGGCACAGGACAAGCCGGCCGTCGCCGTCACCGCGGCGACCGCGGACCGCTGGGGCAAGCGGGACGTCGCGGCGCTGCCGGGGCATTGCGGCGGTTTGTTCGTCGGCGTGGTGACGGGCGACGCACACCCGGCTCGCGTGGGGGACTGCGTCCTACCGGCCGCTCGTGAATTCAAGGACGCCGCAGGCCTTTTCGATGCGTTGAAGGCGGGTGCGGTGACGGTGGCCTGGACCTCGACCGCGGCGCCGGCGGTACCGGCGGGTGTGACGGTGCTGACCGACCGCACCGCGCTGATCCGCGCCGAGAACGTGGTGCCCTTGTACCGGCGCAACGTCCTCGCCGAACAACAGGTGTTGGCGCTCAACGGAATTGCCGGCGAGCTGGACACCGCGACGCTGACCGACATGATCGGTCAGGTCGACAAGGGCGCCGATCCGGCGGCGGTGGCGGGTGCGTGGCTGGCCCAGCACCCGCTGGACCACTAG
- a CDS encoding SDR family NAD(P)-dependent oxidoreductase, producing the protein MEGFAGKVCVITGAGSGIGQALAIELARSGASLAISDIDTEGLAKTEEQVKAIGAPVKADRLNVAEREAFELYADEVVKHFGKVNQVYNNAGIAFTGDLEVSQFKDIERVMDVDFWGVVNGTKVFLPHLIASGDGHVVNVSSIFGLFAVPSQSAYNAAKFAVRGFTEALRQEMKLAGHPVKVTTVHPGGIKTNIVRNSTAASDIDSAGLNKLFDRAALTTPERAAQIILEAVRKGHARVLVGPDAKIVDVIVRITGSGAYQGLFAAIAGRVLPRLG; encoded by the coding sequence ATGGAGGGATTCGCCGGCAAGGTCTGTGTGATCACCGGAGCCGGATCGGGTATCGGTCAGGCGCTGGCCATCGAACTGGCGCGCTCGGGTGCGTCGCTCGCGATCAGCGACATCGACACCGAGGGCCTGGCCAAGACCGAGGAACAGGTCAAGGCCATCGGCGCTCCGGTGAAAGCCGACCGGCTCAATGTCGCCGAGCGGGAGGCCTTCGAGCTCTACGCCGACGAGGTGGTCAAGCACTTCGGCAAGGTCAATCAGGTCTACAACAACGCCGGCATCGCCTTCACCGGTGATCTCGAGGTCAGCCAGTTCAAGGACATCGAGCGCGTCATGGACGTCGACTTCTGGGGCGTCGTGAACGGCACCAAGGTCTTCCTGCCGCACCTGATCGCCTCGGGCGACGGGCACGTCGTCAACGTCTCGAGCATCTTCGGCTTGTTCGCGGTGCCCAGCCAATCCGCTTACAACGCAGCCAAATTCGCCGTCCGCGGCTTCACCGAGGCGCTGCGCCAGGAGATGAAGCTCGCCGGGCATCCGGTGAAGGTCACCACGGTGCACCCCGGCGGCATCAAGACCAACATCGTGCGCAACTCGACCGCGGCCTCCGACATCGACTCCGCGGGCCTGAACAAGCTGTTCGACCGGGCGGCCCTGACCACGCCGGAACGGGCCGCGCAGATCATCCTCGAGGCCGTCCGCAAGGGCCACGCCCGGGTGCTGGTCGGGCCCGACGCCAAGATCGTCGACGTGATCGTCCGGATCACCGGGTCAGGTGCCTACCAGGGCCTGTTCGCCGCCATCGCCGGACGGGTGCTGCCGCGGCTCGGCTAG
- a CDS encoding SDR family NAD(P)-dependent oxidoreductase: MEGFAGKVCVVTGAGSGIGQALAIELARSGAKLAISDVNTEGLAETEERIKAIGAPVKTDRLNVTEREAFALYADAVAEHFGKVNQIYNNAGIAFTGDIEVSQFKDIERVMDVNFWGVVNGTKEFLPHLIASGDGHVVNVSSVFGLFAVPGQAAYNASKFAVRGFTEALRQEMKLAGHPVKVTTVHPGGVKTGIARNSTAVEGIDPKELAKTFDAKLAKTTPERAAKIILEAVRKGHARVLVGPDAKLLDVIIRATGSGAYQDLFSRVTSRVMPSRSH; the protein is encoded by the coding sequence ATGGAGGGCTTCGCCGGGAAAGTCTGTGTCGTCACCGGAGCCGGATCGGGTATCGGTCAGGCCCTCGCCATCGAGCTCGCCCGCTCGGGCGCCAAGCTGGCGATCAGCGACGTCAACACCGAGGGCCTCGCCGAGACCGAAGAGCGCATCAAGGCCATCGGCGCCCCCGTCAAGACAGACCGCCTCAACGTCACCGAGCGCGAGGCCTTCGCCCTCTACGCCGACGCCGTCGCCGAGCACTTCGGCAAGGTCAACCAGATCTACAACAACGCCGGCATCGCCTTCACCGGCGACATCGAGGTCAGCCAGTTCAAGGACATCGAACGGGTCATGGACGTCAACTTCTGGGGCGTCGTCAACGGCACCAAGGAATTCCTGCCGCACCTCATCGCCTCGGGCGACGGCCACGTCGTCAACGTCTCCAGCGTCTTCGGCCTGTTCGCCGTCCCCGGCCAGGCCGCCTACAACGCCTCGAAGTTCGCCGTCCGCGGCTTCACCGAGGCGCTGCGCCAGGAGATGAAGCTCGCCGGCCACCCCGTCAAGGTCACCACGGTGCACCCCGGCGGCGTGAAGACCGGTATCGCCCGCAACTCCACCGCGGTCGAAGGCATCGACCCGAAGGAACTGGCCAAGACCTTCGACGCGAAGCTGGCCAAGACCACGCCCGAACGCGCCGCCAAGATCATCCTGGAGGCCGTCCGCAAGGGCCACGCCCGCGTGCTCGTCGGGCCGGACGCCAAGCTGCTGGACGTCATCATCCGGGCCACCGGCTCGGGCGCGTACCAGGACCTGTTCTCCCGCGTCACGTCCCGCGTGATGCCGTCGCGCTCGCACTGA
- a CDS encoding TIGR04222 domain-containing membrane protein gives MTASWGLTGPQFLGIYLVTYLLALALMYAFRAVLIHSETAETDAATPRPLLDPYETAYLAGGSDRAVSAAIANLALSDRLLVSRGGTLTVAADVTLTDDVDAAVADCVSAAPRRKVAIKRLREHPRIVAIGDRLRARGLLLDSASTAALRACVLLPCAVWVVGVIRLINGIELHHKVLLLFVFLVATGLSTLVLVRAFLADAAHQPSAAGQLALQGMRNRYESGAALTEPATEAGRTDAARLAQVVGVALLGFAALTDDDLRTSLLGSGGVADGGGCGGSGGCGGGCGGCGGCGG, from the coding sequence ATGACAGCATCATGGGGTCTGACCGGACCGCAGTTTCTGGGGATCTATCTCGTCACGTATCTGCTTGCGCTGGCATTGATGTACGCCTTCCGAGCGGTGTTGATCCACTCGGAAACTGCGGAAACCGATGCCGCGACTCCGCGGCCGCTGCTGGATCCGTACGAGACCGCTTACCTGGCCGGCGGCTCGGACCGTGCTGTCAGCGCGGCGATCGCGAACCTGGCCCTCAGCGACCGGCTTCTGGTTTCTCGCGGCGGCACGCTCACCGTTGCCGCCGACGTCACGCTGACCGACGATGTGGACGCCGCCGTCGCCGACTGCGTGTCCGCGGCGCCCCGCCGGAAGGTCGCGATCAAGCGTCTGCGCGAGCACCCGCGCATCGTGGCGATCGGTGACCGGTTGCGCGCCCGCGGTCTGCTTCTCGACAGCGCTTCGACCGCCGCTCTGCGCGCCTGCGTGCTGCTGCCGTGCGCGGTGTGGGTTGTCGGTGTGATCCGGTTGATCAACGGCATCGAGCTGCACCACAAGGTCCTTCTGCTGTTCGTTTTCCTGGTGGCCACCGGCTTGTCGACGCTCGTCCTGGTGCGCGCATTTCTTGCCGATGCGGCACACCAACCGTCCGCGGCAGGACAACTCGCACTGCAGGGCATGCGCAACCGGTATGAGTCCGGGGCGGCCCTGACCGAGCCTGCGACGGAGGCCGGGCGCACCGATGCCGCCCGCCTGGCACAGGTGGTCGGCGTCGCGCTGCTCGGATTCGCCGCGCTGACCGACGACGATCTGCGCACCTCGTTGCTCGGCAGCGGCGGCGTCGCAGATGGCGGTGGTTGTGGCGGCAGTGGGGGATGTGGCGGCGGCTGCGGCGGGTGCGGCGGGTGCGGCGGATGA
- a CDS encoding DUF692 domain-containing protein → MTAGASAPAVGIGWRPEIDLTIERLPGVEFMEVIAEGIRPGALPESLQAVHSQGIPVVPHGISLSLGGAERPESARLKHLGECAAALGAPLVSEHIAFVRAGNREAGHLLPVPRSRAALDVVVANVRIAQDALAVPLALEHVASVVSWPDDELTEAQFLCEIIERTGALLLLDVANLYTSAVNFGADPLEALDTLPLDRIAYVHVAGGALRDGVWHDTHTADVAEPILDLLAELAGRTALPAVMLERDGAYPAPSVLARELAAIRSAAGRAGDDVVRPWAAGLRRASGRVAPEPSDIARRALADAEDALLQALLGLSGPPPGFDADRVAVAGTALAHKRAHTHAKMSLGAKFRRNFAPKLRFGATGRTPRR, encoded by the coding sequence ATGACCGCCGGTGCCTCCGCTCCCGCCGTCGGTATCGGCTGGCGGCCCGAGATCGACCTCACCATCGAGCGACTGCCAGGTGTCGAGTTCATGGAGGTGATCGCCGAAGGCATCCGGCCGGGCGCCCTGCCGGAGTCGTTGCAGGCGGTTCATAGTCAAGGAATTCCCGTTGTGCCACATGGAATTTCGCTTTCGCTGGGTGGCGCGGAGCGGCCTGAATCCGCCCGGCTGAAGCACCTCGGCGAGTGTGCGGCGGCCCTCGGTGCCCCGTTGGTGAGCGAGCACATCGCTTTCGTGCGCGCCGGAAACCGCGAAGCCGGGCATCTGCTGCCGGTGCCGCGCAGCCGCGCCGCGCTCGACGTCGTCGTGGCCAACGTCCGGATCGCCCAGGATGCGCTGGCCGTTCCGCTGGCCCTCGAACACGTGGCGTCCGTTGTGTCCTGGCCCGACGACGAGCTCACCGAAGCGCAGTTTCTGTGCGAGATCATCGAGCGCACCGGCGCGCTCCTGCTGCTGGACGTGGCCAACCTGTACACGTCCGCCGTCAACTTCGGCGCCGATCCACTCGAGGCACTCGACACGTTGCCGTTGGATCGGATCGCCTACGTCCACGTCGCCGGCGGTGCCTTGCGCGACGGCGTCTGGCACGACACCCACACCGCCGACGTCGCCGAGCCGATCCTGGACCTGCTCGCCGAGCTCGCGGGCAGAACCGCGTTGCCCGCCGTCATGCTGGAACGGGACGGCGCCTACCCGGCGCCGAGCGTGCTGGCTCGGGAGTTGGCCGCCATCCGGTCGGCTGCCGGGCGAGCCGGTGACGACGTGGTCCGGCCCTGGGCCGCGGGACTGCGGCGTGCATCCGGTCGAGTGGCGCCCGAGCCGTCCGACATCGCGCGTCGGGCGTTGGCCGACGCCGAGGACGCACTGCTACAGGCACTGCTGGGGCTGTCCGGCCCGCCGCCGGGATTCGACGCCGACCGGGTTGCGGTGGCCGGCACCGCATTGGCGCACAAGCGAGCCCATACTCACGCGAAAATGAGCTTGGGTGCGAAGTTCCGGCGGAACTTCGCACCCAAGCTCAGGTTCGGCGCTACGGGGCGAACGCCTCGTCGATGA